From the Cryptomeria japonica chromosome 2, Sugi_1.0, whole genome shotgun sequence genome, one window contains:
- the LOC131061647 gene encoding zinc finger protein GAI-ASSOCIATED FACTOR 1-like — translation MESIENTVYSEIFSGEGQNSWQSLFGRDDDDESVFGVGQGSEGETNLFALTSELSWLGEKAEEVERFLQSESHHERHQANSALNSIICQVITTSTSILSQCQLLSSASEEVIEMEETEILAEQSHLCSICGKEFRRDGNVRIHMRSHGEPYKSQKTLISSRPKDRRSSYSCPFQGCRYNKRHPSFKRLKSMVSLRNHYRRSHCAKMYTCNNCGKEFSFVGDLKTHGNKCGHSTWQCSCSLTFSTRNKLLRHVALGRHGHKPVLSAPVATSGHGENSSGDKKTPEHCDEDFNVFAVQDSPILTESPPGFGSDEDVLMMGVGSNSIEENVYGYDQMENEFTFSGEDSELYASLFWQPGDLLWP, via the coding sequence ATGGAATCTATAGAGAACACAGTTTATAGTGAGATTTTTAGTGGTGAGGGACAAAACTCTTGGCAATCTCTCTTTGGtcgtgatgatgatgatgaatctgTGTTCGGAGTGGGACAAGGTAGTGAAGGTGAAACAAATCTGTTTGCTCTGACTTCTGAGCTTTCATGGCTCGGGGAAAAAGCCGAGGAAGTGGAGCGATTCTTACAAAGCGAAAGCCACCATGAGAGGCACCAAGCTAATTCGGCCCTCAATTCCATCATCTGCCAGGTGATCACAACATCTACTTCGATTTTGTCACAATGTCAACTTTTGAGTTCTGCAAGCGAAGAAGTTATAGAAATGGAGGAGACCGAGATTCTTGCAGAGCAGAGCCATTTGTGCAGCATCTGTGGGAAAGAGTTCCGGCGAGATGGGAATGTGCGCATTCACATGCGATCACACGGTGAGCCATACAAAAGCCAAAAAACCCTAATATCCAGTAGGCCCAAGGACAGAAGATCTTCCTATTCGTGCCCCTTCCAAGGCTGCAGATACAACAAGCGTCATCCAAGTTTCAAGCGCTTGAAATCAATGGTATCCCTGAGGAACCATTACAGAAGAAGCCATTGTGCTAAGATGTATACCTGCAATAACTGTGGAAAGGAGTTTTCTTTTGTGGGTGATCTGAAAACCCACGGAAACAAGTGCGGGCATAGCACATGGCAGTGTTCGTGCAGCCTCACCTTTTCAACGAGGAATAAGCTGCTTCGCCATGTGGCTTTGGGACGTCATGGCCATAAGCCTGTTCTTTCTGCTCCTGTTGCTACCAGTGGCCATGGTGAAAACTCCTCAGGCGATAAAAAAACTCCGGAACATTGTGATGAAGACTTTAATGTTTTTGCTGTACAAGATTCGCCTATTTTAACAGAAAGCCCGCCTGGTTTTGGCAGCGATGAAGATGTATTGATGATGGGCGTAGGATCGAACAGCATAGAAGAAAATGTATACGGATATGACCAGATGGAGAATGAGTTTACTTTCTCAGGCGAAGATAGCGAATTGTATGCATCTCTTTTTTGGCAGCCTGGGGATCTGCTTTGGCCCtaa